Genomic segment of bacterium:
TGATATTATCACATTCAGGTTTCTTTTTTCCAGCCTTGCGACTTCCAACAGGTTAATTGCAAAAGATAACGTTTCTATTTCATCCGGTCTTGATATTAAATTCCCGGCCCGGACATAAGCCGTCAGTTGTGTCCGGTAACTCCTGTCTTTCTTATATTCTTTTGCTTCCCTAATCAGCCAATTCAAATATAGCTCCCTGCGGTCTTGTGTGGCGTCGTTTATATAAAATATATTGTGTGAGAAGATATCTTCCTGGGCCTCCTCTTTTTTAGTGACCACCTTGTTTTCCTGCGCTTCTTTGATGTTGGAACGGACATATGTTTTTATTAATTCCCTGTATTTAGGGTTCTGCAATTTTTCAGATAATTGCAATAATTTATTGTCATCAATATTTTGTAAATATACCGGTGCTAAATCATGGCCCCTGGCTGCTTCCAGGACCGGTTCTATTTTCTTAAGAAAACCGTTTATAATAAGTATAATTTTACTGACAATCGCTTTTATCTGTTTTTTAATATCATTAGTATACTTATCTTTTATTAAATCTTCAAAATCCGCATTTTTATATTCAATTAAAAAAGTATAGGAGTTTACAAAAAATCTCTCTATTTTTTTATTTCCTTTAATTATCTTTAGTTCATTAATTATTTTTTCAGTGATCCAATATGAATCAATTGAATGGTCTTTTGAAAAAGATTGTATATTTTTAAACGAATAATGGTCATATAAGCCTTCAATGAAAAAATAATTAATCCATAATTCGGTGGGAAATTCTTCTATAGGTTTTAAAACGGGATTCTGGAGGTAAAACAAGCTGAATAAATCAGTTTTAAGATTCAATTCATTTATATCGCCCGAGGGAGACGTATTTACACTATTAAAGATATCTGTTATCTGTGATGTAACGGATACTATAAGCCTGTCCTGTCCCATTTAAATATTCCTCCATATTAAAATATAAGCAAATTATATAATGTTGTTATTTGGATATATTTTTCTTTGTTTTCTCAATAGCTTTTTTCACTTTCTTTAGGCGAAATAAATCTTCCCTGGCCCGTTCTTCCAGTGTCATTTTAATGTAACTTACCTGTAATCTCAGCGCGGGCACGACAATATGTTCAAGGGCGTTCACACGGCGGTTAGTTTTTTGAATTTCCTCGCCGAGACGGCGGAGCCTTGTTTCAATATGGGCGTTATCGATAATAACATCCACAATTTTTTCGAATTTTTCAGCTGTTTCACTGATACGGCTGCTCACCCCCGTAATACTATATCCTCTTGAAAACTGGTCTCTCAGAGGACTTACCCCTTTAGTCACAACAGGCAGCGGCACACCCATTACCTGGGTCCCCGTAATTGTAGCTGTAACATTTGCTTTTGTCGCAAAACTGGCAGACTTTACGGTTATCATTCCATCAACTGCCTGCGCTGTGGCAAGCGCATATTGCCCTTCAGCCAAAGCGCGCTGTAAAAAATTACTCATACGCAGTGCGTGGTCGAGGACTTTCATAAATTCCATCATCAGGGCATCGCGCTTTTGTTTTAAAAGCTCCTTACCCTGGTTCGCCAGGTTTATCTGGGTTTTTTTCTGCAACAGTTCTGTTCTTGTTGGACTGGATTGCTCCATGAATATTTTTACTCCGTTTTCGCCTTAACACGGTATTTTGCAAGGTGTTCTTTTTTAACTTGTTTTAATTCGCCGTCCGGGTAAATCGAAACTAATTCCCAGCCTAAATTTAACGTCTGCTCGATAGCCCTGTCGTCGCCCCCCTGTGATATAAAGAACTTCTCAAAATCATCGGCAAATTTTAAATGCTTGCGGTCTAATTCTGAAAGTGCTTCCTCACCGACAATAGCGACTAACCTTCTTAAATCGCGTCCCTGGGCATAACTCGCATATAACTGGTTCGCGATACCCCTGTGGTCTTCCCTTGTTTTTCCTTCGCCTATTCCCATATTCATTAGACGCGAAAGGCACGGCAAAACATCTATCGGAGGAAACAATCCCCTCCTGAATAATGAACGGCTTAGAACTATTTGCCCTTCTGTTATATAGCCAGTTAAATCCGGAATTGGATGCGTAATATCGTCATCAGGCATTGTTAAAATAACAAGCTGTGTTATTGATCCTTTTCTGCCTTTGATCCTGCCCGCCCTTTCATATATTGTTGAAAGGTCAGTATACATGTACCCGGGATAACCGCGTCTTCCGGGGACCTCTTCTCTTGCAGTCGAAATTTCCCTAAGCGCCTCACAATAGTTTGTCATATCTGTCAAAATTACAAGGACCTGCATGTCCTGCTTAAAAGCAAGATACTCAGCTACCGTTAAAGCACAGCGGGGTGTGACTATTCTTTCAATAGTAGGGTCATCGGCAAGGTTTAGGAAAAATACGACCTTCTGTAGGGCGCCTGTTTGTTCAAAATTTTTCTGAAAAAATGACGCTTCCCTGTTTGTTATTCCCATGGCGCCGAATACAATAGCAAATTCCTCGCCGCTTTTAACTTTCGCCTGTTGTATAATTTGCGCGATTAATTCATTCGCGGGGAGGCCCGAACCTGAAAATATCGGAAGTTTTTGCCCTCTGACCAGGGTGTTTAACCCGTCTATGGCTGATATCCCTGTTTGTATAAAATCCCTCGGTTCGGCCCTCGAATATGGATTTATCGGGGACCCGGATATTTCAAGCATCTCTTCGGGAATTATTTCAGGGCCGCCGTCAATGGGCTTTCCAAATCCGTTTAATACCCTGCCCATCAGGTCCACAGAAACACCTATTTTCGCGACCTCGCCTTTAAATTTAGCAGACGTTTTATCCGCGTCAATACCCTGTGTTCCCTCAAATATCTGCACGCAGGCCATTT
This window contains:
- a CDS encoding V-type ATP synthase subunit D yields the protein MEQSSPTRTELLQKKTQINLANQGKELLKQKRDALMMEFMKVLDHALRMSNFLQRALAEGQYALATAQAVDGMITVKSASFATKANVTATITGTQVMGVPLPVVTKGVSPLRDQFSRGYSITGVSSRISETAEKFEKIVDVIIDNAHIETRLRRLGEEIQKTNRRVNALEHIVVPALRLQVSYIKMTLEERAREDLFRLKKVKKAIEKTKKNISK
- a CDS encoding V-type ATP synthase subunit B — its product is MSNKIKLVTSEYRTINYVTGPLIFLKGIKGISYGEMVEVTLPDGKMRNGQVLEISEEMACVQIFEGTQGIDADKTSAKFKGEVAKIGVSVDLMGRVLNGFGKPIDGGPEIIPEEMLEISGSPINPYSRAEPRDFIQTGISAIDGLNTLVRGQKLPIFSGSGLPANELIAQIIQQAKVKSGEEFAIVFGAMGITNREASFFQKNFEQTGALQKVVFFLNLADDPTIERIVTPRCALTVAEYLAFKQDMQVLVILTDMTNYCEALREISTAREEVPGRRGYPGYMYTDLSTIYERAGRIKGRKGSITQLVILTMPDDDITHPIPDLTGYITEGQIVLSRSLFRRGLFPPIDVLPCLSRLMNMGIGEGKTREDHRGIANQLYASYAQGRDLRRLVAIVGEEALSELDRKHLKFADDFEKFFISQGGDDRAIEQTLNLGWELVSIYPDGELKQVKKEHLAKYRVKAKTE